In the Micrococcales bacterium genome, ATGGCCTTGCCGGCGAAGGTTACCACCACGTCTTGGCGCGTGATGGACTGGCCCGCCACGTCCCCCAGCAGGTGCGCCAGCATTTTCAACAGGTGGGACTTGCCTGAGCCAAAGAAGCCCGAGATCCATACCCCGTTGCCACCGCTGCCGGAACTGTTGTAGCTGTCGAGCAAATCAAGCAGCGCCGAGGCGGTTTCCCCAGTCAGGACGTATTCGTCAATTTCTGTGGCCAGGTTGGCGGCATCGTCCGCCTTGATGACTCCCTCGATGGGCCGGTTGATGTCCTTCGCGAAGATGTCGGCAATCAGGGGGGCGGGGTTCATGACGGCTCCTGTTCCAGGATGTTCTTAGCTCGGTAGTACTGATCATCGGTGAGCTGATCAAACAGCACCAAAGTCGAACCAAGGGCGGCAGATTGGCGATACTCGCCGGGAAAGAGCATCAGCATGGGCCGCCCGGAAACGGCCGCGTGCAGATTGTTCAACAAACTGTGTGAGCGAATGAAAGGGAAGACTTGGCCAACCCCGACTACCAACAGAACGTCGTAGCTGGGCGTTTGGGCCAACCTCTCTTTGATGGCAGGTACCAAGTGTGTCTCTGGGTCCAGGAGCTTTTGGAGGTCGCGGCGGAAGGCCTCCCTTGACCGCTTGGGCTCAACCTCAATTAGCCGGCGCAGCACCTTGCGCTGCTCCAACAACTCGACCGTCAGTGCAAATAGATCGATTTGTGGGACGTCCAGGCCATGTTTGGTTTCGAGCTGGTTGCGGATCCTCTTGGCGGCCGCCTGGGCTGTTAGCTCCTGGTTGGCAGGGTAGGCCCATATGTAAAATGGCACCTCGTTGCCGAGTCCCTGCATCTTGAGGAACCGCTCGGAGCCGAGCACCTTCAGGATGTTCTGCTCCTCGCGGCCAAGGTCACGGGCTGTTTCGCCTGTCAAAGTGCGCCTCCTGCTGGGAAGTAGCGGATGTCGCTGGGCGCACGCTGGTCCAGCAGTGCGGCAATCTGAGGTGACAGAAGCGGCTCGACGATACTGCCCGTCTCTGTGAGGAAACCGGCCTGGCGCAAAGCCAGGAACAGGTTCCGGCGGAGCTTATCTCTGGTTGAGTCTTTGAGCTGTTCGAGCTGGGCGTGCCACAAAGCCTGGCTGATGCAGAACCGGTCGAAGTCCTCATATGCCAACGACAAGTCACCAAGTAGATACTTGTCCCGGAGCACGGACTGTGCGAATTGGCCCACCAGCTGATAGCGACGGCAAACGGCCACCCACATTATGTGGTTGCGGTCAGTGCCCGGCGCCTGGGCTAGACAGCGCAACTCGTCACGGGACAACTCGCTTAGCCGCTGCACAACCTCACGACTGACGCGAAGAGCGGTGGTCCGGAGACGAGTGCCTAGCAGGTTGCGTTCCATCAACTCGGTCCGCGCCAATTCCCAGTCGCCCGATTCGAGGAACAACGGCGCGGCCACTGCGGCTTCTTGGGAGAGAAGACCGCCAACGGTAAATGAGAGGCGGTAGGGATCACTGGTTGCCATCACCGCCTCCTTCCCCAGCGTCTGCCGAATAGAGCAGCCTACAAGCCGGCACCGACATGCCCGGCCCGCCACCAGCCTCACTCATCCGGCTGACCTGGCGTCAAGCGTAGTAGGCTCCCTCGCCACTTGGGTTACCGCGCATCAACCGTTGTGGCTCATTGGCCGCCGGCGCAGGCGGAACCGCCCGCTATGATCAACCAACGGCACCCAAACACCGGCAAGCCTTGCACAAAGACGGCGGCGACGAATCCACGCCGCCTCTGAGGAGACAGCCCCATGAATGCCACCACTTGGTCCACCTCTGACCCAGGGCTCTGGCTTGGCGGGCTTAGCCTAGTTGCGGCCGTCGTGTTTGGCACCATCACCTGGCGCCGATCACGGATTAGACGCCTTCAGGTCGATGGAAGTTTCACGAGCTTGCTGCCGCCTGCAGTCCCGGTTCCGAGCGAGCTAGAGATCAGGGTTGGAGGAAGAGCTTTAGATGCACCCGGGGTGGAGACGATCATTCTTAGGAATCTTGGGCCCAGAGACATTACCCCAGACCAGTTCGACGACCGCCGCCCAATGCGGATCGACGTCGGCTGCGAAATTGCGAGCGTTCTTCGTTTTGAAGGCCTTTGCCAACCGGTAATCGACGTGACAGTTGTTGAGATACCCCCCTGCCGCCTGCGAGAGGGGCAGTCTGCGACACTGACGCTCCTAGTCGATGGGTATCCACGAGAACGACTCGATGTGGCCGATTATCCATCCGACACGAGACTCTCATTCGGAGCGTCACAGGGCAAATGGAGAAGACTTTTGCTCCCGTCTGTCGGCACAATGGGACTGCTCTACCTCATTGCAGGCGTGGCCGCGTTGGGAGGCAGCGGACCAGGGCTGTCGGATGGAAACACTCCCGGAGCATATTTGGCAGGCTCTTTGATCACGGGCGGCCTCATCCTCGTTGCAGCGGTCGCAACCTTCACTCTGCTGATTCACAGAAAGGGCAGGCAACGGTCCACCCGGGAGGCGGAAAACTCTGACTAGTGGCCAACTAGGTAGGTTGTCCAGGGCCAACCGGCCTGGCTGGTAGGCTTGGCGGTTGGCGCGCGCCCGGTTGGTGTGCGCGGCAGTGAACCCATGAGCTAACAGGGAAGACAAAGCAACCAGTGGCAAACATTAAGTCGCAGATGAAGCGCATCCGCACCAATGAGAAGCGGCGGCTGCGTAACAAGGCCGTCAAGTCGGAGCTGAAGACCTACGTCCGGCGCACCCGCGAAGCGATTGACGAAGGCGATAAGCCAGCCGCCACCAGCGCTCTGCGCGTGGCCGCTCGCAAGCTAGACAAGGCCGTCTCCAAAGGCGTGATCCACAAGAACCAGGCGGCCAACCGCAAATCAGCGCTGGCCAAGCAGGTAGCAGCTTTGTAGTAGGCGCCTACTACAAACCCAACGCACAGCGCTTTCTTACCGCGTCCTCTCCGGGGAGCAGAGCTGCATCGCGTGCGACGCGGTGTGGCCGTTACCCTGCGCCACCTACGAACCGGACCGGCTGAGCTGCGCCACCTTCAGAATCGCTCTTTCGGCGGCATAGGCGCGGGCTACCTTGCCCGGGGCTCCACCCAAACCCTTGATTTCGGCATCGGCCCTCGCTACCGCCCTAATGGCCTGCCCCAAAGTGGCGCCGTTCCAGCGGTGGAGCTCACGCTGGGCCTTCTGAACCTGCCAGGGCGCCACCTTGAGGTCCTTGGTTGGATTCAAACCGGCCCGCCTGGCGCCACCGACCCGGGCCAGCGTGCGCAGCTTCGCCGCCAGGGCCGCCACCAGCGGTAACGGATCAACCCCGGAGGACATGGCGTGGCGGGCCAAGGCGATGGCTTTGGCCGCATCACCTTGGATGGCCGAATCGGCTACGGCAAAGCCGGTGGCTTCGACCCGCCCGCCGTAATAGCGATCCACGGTGGCCTTGGTGATGGGGCCATCGGTGTCGCTGATCAGCTGCTGGCAGGCCGAAGCGAGCTCCCTTAGGTCGGCCCCGACGGCTTCGACCAGAGCCTGAATGGCGGCGGGCTCGGCTGGGCGCTGGGCGGCATCGAACTCACCTTGGGCGAAGCGGGATTTTTCGGAGTCGTACTTGATTTCGAGGCAGGCCACTTCGCTGGCGCCGGCTTGGCGCAGGGCGTCGAGCAGCTTTTTGCCCCGTTGGCCGCCTTGATGGCGCCAGATGACGGTGGCCAGGTCGTTCGGAGCGGTCAGATAGGCCAGCGAATCGTTCAAAAAGGCTTCCGAAAGCTGGCCCACGTTTTGGGCCACCACCACACTCGATTCGGCGAAAAGCGACCCGCCGGCCGCGGTTTGAACCAGCGGACCGGCCGGATCGGAGGCATCGAGATAGCTCAACTCGACCTCGGGGTCGTCTTGCCGCGCCAGAGCCACTATCCGCTGCACAGCCCGCTCACCCAGCAACTCTTCTGGCCCAGTGATCAGCACAAATGGAGCCGGTTTGGCTTGATCGTGGCTGATAACCGGGTTGCGGGGTGACGACATGCAACTAGCCTAGACGGGTGCTACCGGTAGTGCTGGCCGGCCTGGGGACCGGTCTGTCGTTGATCGTGGTGATTGGCGCCCAAAACGCCTTTGTGCTGCGCCAAGGGCTGCGCCGCGAGCATGTTTTCTGGGTGGTGGTGGCCTGCGCCGCCTCGGACATGATCCTGATGGCGCTTGGTACCGGTGGCTTGGAGCAGGTCAGCCGGCTGGCGTACTGGTTGCTGCCAGTCCTGCGCTGGGCCGGCGTCGGATTCCTGATCGTCTACGGTGTCCTGACCTTGCGCCGGGCTTTCAAATCTGAGTCGATGAGCGCTACCGGCGAAGGAAGGCCAGTCAGCCTGGGCCGCTGCCTGGCCACCTGCCTGGCATTGACCTACCTCAACCCCCATGTCTATATCGACACGGTGCTGTTGATCGGTTCGGTGGCGAACTCTCACCGACCCCTCCAATGGTCCTTCGCCGCCGGCGCCATGGCCGGAAGCTGGATCTGGTTCACTGCGCTTGGCTTTGGCGCCCGTTGGCTGCGCCCAGTTTTCGCCTCACCCGTAGCCTGGCGCGT is a window encoding:
- a CDS encoding DUF1819 family protein is translated as MATSDPYRLSFTVGGLLSQEAAVAAPLFLESGDWELARTELMERNLLGTRLRTTALRVSREVVQRLSELSRDELRCLAQAPGTDRNHIMWVAVCRRYQLVGQFAQSVLRDKYLLGDLSLAYEDFDRFCISQALWHAQLEQLKDSTRDKLRRNLFLALRQAGFLTETGSIVEPLLSPQIAALLDQRAPSDIRYFPAGGAL
- the rpsT gene encoding 30S ribosomal protein S20, with the protein product MANIKSQMKRIRTNEKRRLRNKAVKSELKTYVRRTREAIDEGDKPAATSALRVAARKLDKAVSKGVIHKNQAANRKSALAKQVAAL
- a CDS encoding DUF1788 domain-containing protein, with the translated sequence MTGETARDLGREEQNILKVLGSERFLKMQGLGNEVPFYIWAYPANQELTAQAAAKRIRNQLETKHGLDVPQIDLFALTVELLEQRKVLRRLIEVEPKRSREAFRRDLQKLLDPETHLVPAIKERLAQTPSYDVLLVVGVGQVFPFIRSHSLLNNLHAAVSGRPMLMLFPGEYRQSAALGSTLVLFDQLTDDQYYRAKNILEQEPS
- the holA gene encoding DNA polymerase III subunit delta encodes the protein MSSPRNPVISHDQAKPAPFVLITGPEELLGERAVQRIVALARQDDPEVELSYLDASDPAGPLVQTAAGGSLFAESSVVVAQNVGQLSEAFLNDSLAYLTAPNDLATVIWRHQGGQRGKKLLDALRQAGASEVACLEIKYDSEKSRFAQGEFDAAQRPAEPAAIQALVEAVGADLRELASACQQLISDTDGPITKATVDRYYGGRVEATGFAVADSAIQGDAAKAIALARHAMSSGVDPLPLVAALAAKLRTLARVGGARRAGLNPTKDLKVAPWQVQKAQRELHRWNGATLGQAIRAVARADAEIKGLGGAPGKVARAYAAERAILKVAQLSRSGS
- a CDS encoding LysE/ArgO family amino acid transporter, with translation MLPVVLAGLGTGLSLIVVIGAQNAFVLRQGLRREHVFWVVVACAASDMILMALGTGGLEQVSRLAYWLLPVLRWAGVGFLIVYGVLTLRRAFKSESMSATGEGRPVSLGRCLATCLALTYLNPHVYIDTVLLIGSVANSHRPLQWSFAAGAMAGSWIWFTALGFGARWLRPVFASPVAWRVLDIVITAIMWTLAVSLILG